Proteins encoded within one genomic window of Setaria italica strain Yugu1 chromosome IV, Setaria_italica_v2.0, whole genome shotgun sequence:
- the LOC101768124 gene encoding tuliposide A-converting enzyme 1, chloroplastic: MDPDNEVQHDFHPFVRQYKSGRVVRFVAANPVPAGTDTGVSSRNVVMNPSSSLWARLYLPPLPAGSRDRLPVIVYYDGGAFVTGSTADQPTHEYLNSLAAGANALIVSTEYRRAPEHPLPAAYEYSWEGLEWVASHATGDGGGAEAEPWLAEHGDMSRVFLAGSSAGGNIAHHMAARAGEHGLGVPIRGLLVIHPYFIGEAPVGPEAADPALKAWADAFWRFVCPGAAGPDHPLGNPFSEAAGRGAARVAAELVLVCVAEEDVLRARGLWYYESLGASAYPGEVELHKSAGEGHVFHYSNPGGEQARALQARVLRFLRAERV, encoded by the coding sequence ATGGACCCCGACAACGAGGTGCAACACGACTTCCACCCCTTCGTCCGGCAGTACAAGAGCGGCCGCGTCGTTCGCTTCGTCGCCGCCAACCCCGTCCCCGCCGGCACCGACACCGGCGTGTCCTCCAGGAACGTCGTCATGAACCCGAGCTCCAGCCTCTGGGCTCGCCTCTAcctcccgccgctccccgcCGGGAGCCGCGACAGGCTCCCCGTCATCGTCTACTACGATGGCGGCGCCTTCGTCACCGGGTCCACGGCGGACCAGCCCACGCACGAGTACCTCAACAGCCTCGCGGCAGGCGCGAACGCCCTCATCGTCTCCACCGAGTACCGCCGCGCGCCGGAGCACCCGCTTCCGGCGGCGTACGAGTACTCGTGGGAGGGCCTCGAGTGGGTGGCGTCCCACGCcacgggcgacggcggcggcgccgaggccgagccCTGGCTCGCCGAGCACGGAGACATGTCGCGCGTGTTCCTTGCGGGGTCCAGCGCCGGCGGCAACATCGCGCACCACatggccgcgcgcgccggcgagcacgGCCTCGGCGTGCCCATCAGAGGGCTGCTGGTGATCCACCCCTACTTCATCGGCGAGGCGCCCGTCGGCCCGGAAGCGGCGGACCCGGCGCTCAAGGCTTGGGCCGACGCGTTCTGGCGGTTCGTGTgccccggcgcggcggggccggaCCACCCGCTGGGCAACCCGTTCTCGGAGGCCGCGGGCCGGGGCGCGGcgcgcgtcgccgccgagctcgtGCTCGTCTGCGTCGCGGAGGAGGACGTGCTCCGCGCCAGGGGCCTCTGGTACTACGAGAGCCTCGGGGCGAGCGCCTACCCCGGCGAGGTGGAGCTGCACAAGTCCGCGGGCGAGGGGCACGTCTTCCATTACAGCAACCCGGGGGGCGAGCAGGCGCGGGCGCTACAGGCGCGCGTGCTACGTTTCCTCCGTGCTGAACGTGTGTGA
- the LOC101767040 gene encoding 2-hydroxyisoflavanone dehydratase, translated as MSLAARLRHYTNRLVRTLHPSRIPPPLQSAARPASHSHRRRERAVMAAAADPDTEVQADFFPMVRQYRSGRVERFMNMPPLPAGTDPATGVASKDVVLDPATGVWARLFLPPGVPKGKKLPVVVYYHGGAYVVGSAADPFTHSYLNALVAEAGVLAVAPEYRLAPEHPLPAAYDDSWEALRWVASHAAGGTGPEPWLAEHGDFSRVFLAGASAGGTIAHVVAARAGGHGAGGLGMRVRGLLIVHPYFSGAADIGDEGAAGKERKARADAFWRFLYPGSPGLDDPLSNPFSEAAGGSAARVAAERVLVCVAEEDDLRDRGVWYYENLKASGYPGEVELLESTGEGHVFYCINPRCDKAREMQERVLSFLRK; from the coding sequence ATGAGCCTCGCTGCGCGCCTGCGCCACTACACCAACCGTTTGGTCCGCACGCTCCACCCATCTCGGATTCCTCCCCCACTACAAAGCGCCGCGCGGCCGGCATCGCACTCGCACCGACGCCGGGAGCGAgcggtgatggcggcggcggcggacccgGACACGGAGGTGCAGGCGGACTTCTTCCCGATGGTCCGCCAGTACAGGAGCGGCCGCGTGGAGAGGTTCATGAACATGCCCCCGCTCCCGGCCGGCACCGACCCGGCCACGGGCGTCGCGTCCAAGGACGTCGTCCTCGACCCGGCCACGGGCGTCTGGGCGCGCCTCTTCCTCCCGCCCGGCGTCCCCAAGGGCAAGAAGCTCCCCGTCGTCGTCTACTACCACGGCGGCGCCTACGTGGTCGGCTCCGCGGCCGACCCGTTCACGCACAGCTATCTCAACGCGCTCGTCGCGGAGGCCGGCGTCCTCGCGGTGGCGCCCGAGTACCGCCTCGCGCCGGAGCACCCGCTCCCGGCCGCCTACGACGACTCGTGGGAGGCGCTCAGGTGGGTGGCCTCCCACGCCGCGGGCGGCACCGGGCCGGAGCCGTGGCTCGCCGAGCACGGCGACTTCTCCCGCGTGTTCCTGGCCGGGGCCAGCGCGGGGGGCACCATCGCGCACGTCGTGGCGGCGCGCGCTGGCgggcacggcgccggcgggctcgGGATGCGCGTCAGGGGCCTCCTGATCGTGCACCCCTACTTCAGCGGCGCGGCGGACATCGGCgacgagggggcggcggggaaGGAGCGCAAGGCGCGCGCCGACGCGTTCTGGCGGTTCCTGTACCCGGGCTCCCCCGGGCTCGACGACCCGCTGTCCAACCCGTTCTcggaggccgccggcgggagCGCGGCGCGGGTCGCGGCGGAGCGCGTCCTCGTCTGCGTCGCCGAGGAGGACGATCTGCGCGACAGGGGCGTCTGGTACTACGAGAACCTCAAGGCCAGCGGATAcccgggcgaggtggagctgcTCGAGTCCACGGGCGAGGGCCACGTCTTCTACTGCATCAACCCGAGGTGCGACAAGGCGAGGGAGATGCAGGAGCGCGTCCTGAGTTTCCTACGCAAGTGA